One stretch of Armigeres subalbatus isolate Guangzhou_Male chromosome 2, GZ_Asu_2, whole genome shotgun sequence DNA includes these proteins:
- the LOC134208828 gene encoding uncharacterized protein LOC134208828 gives MEKKFALDECLRVAYHEFLQEYESLGHMEVVNSRASCSPQFFLPHHAIHRPESSTTKTRIVFDGSCRSSTSLSLNEILFVGPTVQPALYSTVINIRLPRYAVTADAEKMFRQIWVHPEDRRYQQILFRTDPSESVRIYQLKTVTYGLASSPFHATRVLNQLAIDEGERFPLAVPVISKGTYVDDVLTGHDDMNLLAETCRQLMEILKTAGLVLRKWATNDTSVLSYVPRQLWETKPELEIDRTPTVKTLGLLWLPQSDTFQFKIPDLPQLQVATKRLVVSEMSQLFDPLGLLGPVVVKAKMLVQVLWAEHWSWDDQLSKEHASSWATYRSELNQLQALSVPRRAVKNRQYSLHCFCDASKVAYGCCIYVVSTDEFGQCHSHLLTAKSRVAPLRGQSIPRLELCAALLGSQLADTLRRETDFVESPTFWVDSSIVLHWLKSQSNVWKVFVSNRIAEIQRLTNGSKWRHVPSELNPADRISRGMMASQISKDDLWWHGPSFLKDPVDSWPECVVSTPDAHHLQQEACPVHSMHSTIVDSTIFDRFSDLAKLVRVVARCYRFFNNAKLPRNDRIDGTLNPEEGEHALKILVRQAQLDNFPMEVRHYSRIQGAQAATVLPMSKSPLKDLKLFMDQFGLLRLCGRLANMKTCFDTRFPILLPADHRLTILASPGSTTSTQSGTSMCYLFPVSTTTSSTNNGTSSICSRVFCWAVHPLWDGLLWTVGRGASVKVYVGLFVCLVVKAVHLEVVADLSSVACINAVKRFVARRGRVLELHCDNATAFVGADRELRTMRDEFRRQFRSIDWENFCLESGIKFRFIPARSPHFGGIWEAGIKSFKHHFRRIMGNRSFSVDQLQTVVAQIESVLNSRPLSPLTDSPDDCTALTPGHFLVGEPLVAIPEPDLIDINPNRLSRLQEMQKSVQDLWRCWQRDYVSQLQQRAKWKQPQSDVRAGQLVLVKQANVPPLQWPLGRIVDTVVGKDGRVRVVIVKTVSGQYKRAVTEIAVLPAESTEDDNKADSMVARS, from the exons ATGGAGAAAAAGTTCGCTCTTGATGAATGTCTTCGTGTCGCATATCACGAGTTTTTGCAGGAGTACGAAAGTCTGGGTCACATGGAGGTGGTGAATTCGCGCGCGTCGTGTAGTCCACAGTTTTTCCTACCCCACCATGCCATCCACCGTCCTGAGAGTTCCACTACGAAGACACGAATCGTATTCGATGGATCCTGTCGTAGCTCCACCAGTTTGTCGTTAAACGAGATTCTTTTTGTCGGACCAACAGTACAGCCAGCTCTGTACTCTACCGTCATCAACATTCGCTTGCCTAGATACGCGGTTACTGCTGATGCTGAGAAGATGTTTCGACAGATCTGGGTGCATCCAGAAGACCGAAGGTATCAACAGATTCTGTTCCGAACAGATCCATCGGAGTCGGTCCGCATTTATCAGCTTAAAACCGTTACCTACGGATTAGCTAGCTCGCCGTTCCATGCAACACGCGTTCTGAATCAATTGGCTATTGACGAAGGAGAACGCTTTCCGTTAGCAGTCCCCGTGATAAGCAAAGGGACTTATGTAGACGATGTACTCACCGGCCATGACGACATGAATCTACTTGCCGAGACTTGTCGGCAGTtaatggaaattctgaaaacaGCAGGCCTCGTGCTCAGAAAATGGGCAACAAATGACACATCCGTCCTCAGTTACGTACCTCGTCAATTGTGGGAAACCAAACCAGAACTCGAAATAGATCGCACACCTACAGTCAAGACCCTAGGATTACTTTGGTTGCCCCAATCAGACACATTTCAGTTCAAGATCCCAGATCTGCCGCAGCTGCAAGTCGCGACTAAACGCCTCGTCGTATCCGAAATGTCGCAATTATTTGACCCTCTTGGTCTTCTCGGACCTGTAGTGGTTAAAGCTAAAATGTTGGTCCAAGTCCTTTGGGCAGAGCACTGGTCGTGGGACGATCAACTGTCCAAAGAACACGCTTCCTCGTGGGCAACCTATCGCTCGGAGCTCAACCAGCTACAAGCACTCTCCGTACCGCGCAGAGCAGTCAAGAATCGACAATACAGTTTGCACTGCTTCTGCGATGCATCGAAAGTAGCATATGGCTGCTGCATCTACGTCGTCTCAACTGACGAATTCGGACAATGCCACAGTCATCTACTGACAGCCAAATCTCGTGTCGCTCCATTACGTGGGCAGTCAATTCCTCGACTTGAACTGTGCGCCGCTCTGCTCGGTAGCCAGTTGGCTGACACTCTTCGGAGGGAAACCGATTTCGTCGAATCACCAACGTTTTGGGTGGACTCCAGTATTGTTCTGCACTGGCTGAAATCTCAGTCGAATGTCTGGAAAGTCTTCGTATCGAACCGAATCGCAGAGATCCAGCGCCTAACCAATGGCTCCAAGTGGAGGCATGTCCCATCGGAACTGAATCCAGCTGATCGTATTTCTCGAGGAATGATGGCAAGTCAGATCTCGAAGGACGATTTGTGGTGGCATGGACCAAGTTTTCTCAAGGACCCCGTCGACAGTTGGCCCGAGTGTGTGGTTTCGACGCCGGATGCTCATCATTTGCAGCAAGAAGCTTGTCCAGTGCACTCTATGCACAGTACTATTGTCGACTCAACAATCTTTGATCGTTTTTCGGACCTAGCCAAGCTGGTGCGGGTAGTAGCACGATGCTATCGATTCTTTAACAATGCCAAACTCCCTCGAAATGATCGCATCGATGGTACACTGAACCCCGAAGAAGGTGAACATGCACTCAAGATCCTCGTCCGACAAGCCCAACTGGATAATTTCCCTATGGAAGTTCGTCATTATAGCCGCATCCAAGGTGCACAAGCTGCTACAGTTTTGCCAATGTCGAAGTCACCACTCAAGGACCTGAAGTTGTTCATGGATCAGTTTGGATTGCTCAGACTTTGCGGAAGACTTGCGAACATGAAGACCTGCTTTGACACTCGCTTTCCGATACTGCTCCCAGCTGATCACCGACTCA CGATTCTGGCCAGTCCGGGGTCGACAACTAGCACGCAAAGTGGTACGTCAATGTGTTACCTGTTTCCGGTGTCAACCACGACTAGCTCAACAAATAATGGCACCTCTTCCATCTGTTCGCGTGTCTTCTGCTGGGCCGTTCATCCACTCTGGGATGGATTACTGTGGACCGTCGGTCGGGGCGCGTCGGTAAAAGTGTACGTCGGACTATTCGTGTGCCTCGTGGTTAAAGCTGTGCaccttgaagtcgtcgcagattTGTCCTCCGTTGCCTGCATAAACGCCGTCAAACGTTTCGTGGCTCGTCGCGGTCGTGTGCTCGAACTACATTGCGACAACGCGACTGCTTTCGTCGGAGCAGACCGAGAACTTCGCACAATGCGAGACGAGTTTCGTCGTCAATTTCGGTCCATAGACTGGGAAAACTTCTGCTTGGAAAGTGGAATAAAATTTCGCTTCATCCCGGCTCGTTCGCCACACTTTGGCGGTATCTGGGAAGCCGGAATAAAATCCTTCAAGCACCACTTTCGGCGCATCATGGGCAACCGCTCATTCTCCGTGGACCAGCTCCAAACCGTCGTTGCCCAGATCGAATCGGTGCTCAATTCCCGTCCTCTTTCTCCGCTTACAGATTCTCCTGACGATTGTACCGCTTTAACTCCTGGTCACTTCCTGGTTGGCGAACCCCTCGTTGCCATCCCGGAGCCCGACCTGATCGACATCAATCCGAATCGTCTGTCTCGTCTACAGGAGATGCAAAAATCGGTCCAAGATCTCTGGCGTTGCTGGCAACGGGACTACGTCAGTCAACTTCAGCAGCGAGCAAAGTGGAAACAGCCACAGTCTGATGTCCGCGCTGGTCAGCTAGTGCTTGTCAAGCAAGCGAACGTACCCCCGCTCCAATGGCCATTGGGGCGGATTGTCGACACTGTAGTAGGCAAAGATGGAAGAGTTCGGGTAGTCATTGTCAAGACTGTCTCCGGAcaatacaagcgagcggtcactGAGATCGCTGTCCTTCCTGCAGAATCCACCGAAGATGACAACAAGGCAGACAGCATGGTTGCTAGATCGTGA
- the LOC134208827 gene encoding uncharacterized protein LOC134208827 has product MAGKKASASRAASSAAKLKLLHRRRSNILGSAMMINDFNRSYEPTQQDQLATQIAYLDELWRDFLSTQEEIEVLEDNCAQPTQPITNVRLPEIKIPVFCGKIDDWVSFRDLFVSLIHSNQQLTAVQKMHYLRASLTDEAARVISALDISADDYQVAWNLLKDRYENPNMLIKRHMSALLAINPLKRESALGLSELADSFDRHVQLLNKLETAEEHWNSFLVERLSSCLDPCTLREWETHVDDGERPTYKELLEFVHKRSRIIKTLMLSHPTNTQSKPKSSKSRFTTHVAADNTKKCLYCKESHLLFQCSGSKA; this is encoded by the exons ATGGCTGGAAAGAAAGCAAGCGCAAGTAGAGCTGCAAGCTCGGCGGCAAAATTAAAATTGTTGCATCGTCGCCGTTCGAACATTTTGGGCTCGGCGATGATGATTAATGACTTTAATCGGTCATATGAGCCCACTCAACAGGACCAGTTAGCAACACAAATTGCGTACCTGGATGAGTTGTGGCGTGATTTCCTCTCCACACAGGAGGAAATTGAAGTTTTAGAGGACA ATTGCGCTCAACCGACTCAGCCGATAACAAACGTACGGCTGCCGGAAATCAAGATTCCAGTATTTTGTGGCAAGATTGACGATTGGGTTTCATTTCGCGATCTTTTTGTTTCGCTGATTCATTCTAATCAGCAATTGACAGCAGTACAGAAGATGCATTATTTGCGAGCATCGTTGACAGACGAGGCCGCTCGTGTGATTTCCGCACTTGATATTTCTGCCGACGATTATCAAGTTGCGTGGAATCTGTTGAAAGATCGTTACGAGAATCCAAATATGCTCATTAAGCGACACATGTCAGCTCTATTGGCGATCAACCCATTGAAAAGGGAATCCGCTTTGGGACTGTCAGAGTTGGCCGATAGTTTCGATCGTCATGTTCAGTTACTCAATAAACTCGAGACAGCTGAAGAGCACTGGAACTCGTTTCTCGTTGAGCGTTTGAGCAGTTGCCTAGATCCTTGCACACTGCGAGAGTGGGAAACCCATGTGGATGATGGCGAGCGACCCACTTACAAAGAACTCCTTGAATTTGTTCACAAAAGATCGCGAATTATAAAAACACTGATGCTCTCCCACCCAACCAACACCCAGTCTAAACCCAAATCGTCAAAATCTCGCTTTACAACCCATGTTGCAGCAGATAACACGAAGAAGTGTCTCTACTGCAAGGAATCGCATCTCTTGTTTCAGTGCAGCGGTTCCAAGGCCTGA